The Gemmatimonadota bacterium DNA segment CTATCAAGTACTGACCAAGCGTAGTTCGCTGATGCGCGATTTTGTCCATCAACGCTATGGGAGCCTGTCCGCTCCGCCACATATCTGGCTCGGTGTCTCTATCGAAAATGCTGCTGCCATGACACGCCTGCGGCACTTAAAACAGACCAACGCCTCAACGCGCTTTGTTTCATTCGAACCGTTACTCGGCGCGCTTGGTTCGGTGGATCTTACAAATATTCATTGGGTAATCGCTGGGGGCGAGAGCGGACCGGGAGCGCGTCCGGTCAAGATAGAGTGGCTGCGTGAATTACGCGATCAATGTCAGGTGCAAAATGTCGCTTTCTTCTTTAAGCAGTGGGGAGGGCGCACACCCAAAGCCGGTGGCAACACGCTGGACGGGCGACAATGGCAGGAATATCCCGATATAAAACACAATCAAATGCTCGGCACTTCGTTACAAGTGGCTGGCACGCCACGCGAGGAGTGAAAGCGATATTGAAAGGCTTTCACATACAAAATTTTCGCTACTTAACCTGAAAAAACCGTGAATGGCACCCTTTTTTGTCCATCTATTCACTAAAATTTGGCAATATACCATGAATGATACCCATTTTAACCTGTCTATTCACTAAAATTTGACAATATACCGTGAATAGGGTATTCTAATGATATGGCAAGCAGACAACCGATAAAAAACCGCATTCAAGATCTGAAACGAGAGTACGATATCTTGCGTCAGGGTAAAGAATCGCTATTGTCGATGATTGACGAAGTAGAGATACCCGAGAGCGTGTACAACTCGAATGCGATTGAAAATTCCACCCTCACCCTCAATGAGACAGAGAAAATTCTGTTGGAGCAGATGCTATCTCGGAATGTATCTGTGCGGGAAGTCTTTGAAGCGAAAAACCTGGCTCGTGTCACAGAATATAAGCGCAACAGAGCCAAAGATAGCGAGCTGAACAAAGATCTGATCCTACTCTTGCATCAGATGCTTATTGGCGGCATTAACGATGACATTGCAGGGCGCTTTCGCCAGCACGGAGAATACGTGAGGGTGGGCACTCATATTGCGCCAGCACCCGAACATGTGGAACGAATGATGGATAATATCCTCGTCGAGTATTCCAGCGACCTCGACACCTACTTCCTGGATAAAATTGCCCGATTTCATCTGGATTTCGAGACCATCCATCCCTTTTGCGACGGCAATGGCCGCATGGGACGGGTCATTATAAATTTCCAACTCCTGCAACTCGGTCTGCCGCGTCTCATCATCCGCAACTCTGAGAAAGAAACGTACTATCGGGCATTCAGAGACTACGGAGATAACAGAACGACCAGGACGATGGAGGGAATTCTATCACTGGCTCTCACAGAGTCGCTGCACAAGCGACTGAGCTATTTGAAGGGAGAAGCAATCATCAAGCTATCGGATTATATCAGACAGAATGGGCTTTCGGCACCCGCTGTCACCAACGCCGCCCGC contains these protein-coding regions:
- a CDS encoding phage Gp37/Gp68 family protein; translation: MSRRSTIEWTNSTWNPVTGCTKVSAGCDHCYAERLSERFRGVKGNPFETGFDLTLRPERLEEPKHWRRPQLIFVNSMSDLFHKDIPTQYIHRVFDTMEHADWHIYQVLTKRSSLMRDFVHQRYGSLSAPPHIWLGVSIENAAAMTRLRHLKQTNASTRFVSFEPLLGALGSVDLTNIHWVIAGGESGPGARPVKIEWLRELRDQCQVQNVAFFFKQWGGRTPKAGGNTLDGRQWQEYPDIKHNQMLGTSLQVAGTPREE
- a CDS encoding Fic family protein, whose translation is MASRQPIKNRIQDLKREYDILRQGKESLLSMIDEVEIPESVYNSNAIENSTLTLNETEKILLEQMLSRNVSVREVFEAKNLARVTEYKRNRAKDSELNKDLILLLHQMLIGGINDDIAGRFRQHGEYVRVGTHIAPAPEHVERMMDNILVEYSSDLDTYFLDKIARFHLDFETIHPFCDGNGRMGRVIINFQLLQLGLPRLIIRNSEKETYYRAFRDYGDNRTTRTMEGILSLALTESLHKRLSYLKGEAIIKLSDYIRQNGLSAPAVTNAARRQTIPAFREKGVWKIGQKFIY